A portion of the Punica granatum isolate Tunisia-2019 chromosome 7, ASM765513v2, whole genome shotgun sequence genome contains these proteins:
- the LOC116214424 gene encoding protein RALF-like 32, whose translation MSKHTTFFLQYNFLIVFFVLHLLVSYSRMAYADTATCNGLIAECDELTTEFVFDSEVSRRFMEESRHLSYGALRKDQPTCSGGARGQAYSKSDSCGLPSKSNPHSPSCPKYYRCRSGS comes from the coding sequence ATGAGCAAACACACCACCTTCTTCCTACAGTACAACTTCCTCATCGTCTTCTTCGTCCTTCACCTCCTTGTCTCCTACTCTAGGATGGCGTACGCAGACACCGCCACTTGCAATGGCTTGATAGCGGAGTGCGACGAGCTCACCACGGAATTCGTGTTTGATTCCGAGGTAAGCAGAAGGTTCATGGAGGAATCACGGCACCTGTCGTATGGGGCTCTCAGGAAGGACCAGCCAACCTGCAGCGGTGGGGCCAGAGGCCAAGCTTACAGCAAGAGTGATTCCTGTGGCCTCCCTTCAAAGTCGAATCCCCATAGCCCGAGTTGCCCCAAATACTACCGTTGTAGGTCGGGTTCGTAA